One Urocitellus parryii isolate mUroPar1 chromosome 9, mUroPar1.hap1, whole genome shotgun sequence DNA segment encodes these proteins:
- the LOC113176470 gene encoding putative protein T-ENOL — translation MASTPTRNDEKKSSWLSQTVSSLSGGQKVSISRSEEFLTRISNELTEEALFIAGCHMNPVPTEEKQTKDQGTQISSHVLFTMTGGTDTCSDRDHIHTKAHRLSLRDKMLCEDLPVRTVVSPPSQMTFD, via the exons ATGGCATCCACTCCTACCAGGAATGACGAAAAAAAGAGCAGCTGGCTGTCTCAAACTGTGTCCTCCTTGAGTGGAGGGCAG AAGGTTTCAATATCTCGTTCTGAGGAATTCCTGACTCGGATCAGCAACGAACTTACAGAGGAGGCCTTGTTTATAGCTGGCTGCCACATGAATCCTGTGCCCACTGAGGAAAAGCAGACAAAAGACCAAGGGACTCAGATATCCAGTCACG TGCTCTTCACCATGACCGGAGGCACAGACACCTG CTCTGACAGAGACCatatccacaccaaggcacaccGGCTATCCCTTCGTGATAAG ATGCTCTGTGAGGACCTGCCAGTCCGTACAGTGGTTTCCCCTCCTTCCCAGATGACATTTGATTAA
- the Cdipt gene encoding CDP-diacylglycerol--inositol 3-phosphatidyltransferase, with protein MPSENIFLFVPNLIGYARIVFAIIAFYFMPCCPFTASSFYLLSGLLDAFDGHAARALNQGTRFGAMLDMLTDRCSTMCLLVNLALLYPRATLLFQLSMSLDVASHWLHLHSSVVRGSESHKMIDLSGNPVLRIYYTSRPALFTLCAGNELFYCLLYLFNFSEGPLVGSVGLFRMGLWVTAPIALLKSLISVIHLITAARNMAALDAADRAKKK; from the exons ATGCCAAgcgaaaatattttccttttcgtGCCTAACCTTATCG GTTATGCCCGGATTGTCTTCGCCATCATTGCTTTCTACTTCATGCCCTGCTGCCCCTTCACGGCCTCCTCCTTCTATCTGCTCAGCGGACTTCTGGACGCTTTTGATGGACATGCTGCTCGGGCCCTCAATCAAG GAACCCGGTTTGGGGCCATGTTGGACATGCTTACCGACCGCTGCTCTACCATGTGTCTGTTGGTCAACTTGGCCCTGCTGTACCCTCGAGCTACCCTTCTCTTCCAGCTCAGCATGAGCTTGGATGTGGCCAGTCACTGGCTGCACCTCCACAG TTCTGTGGTCCGGGGTAGTGAGAGTCACAAGATGATTGACCTGTCTGGGAATCCAGTGCTTCGGATCTACTACACCTCCAGG CCTGCTCTGTTCACCCTGTGTGCTGGAAATGAGCTCTTCTACTGCCTCCTTTACCTGTTCAATTTCTCCGAGGGACCATTAG ttggctctgtggggcTCTTCCGAATGGGTCTCTGGGTCACCGCCCCCATCGCCTTGCTCAAGTCCCTCATCAGTGTCATCCACCTGATCACAGCTGCCCGCAACATGGCTGCCTTGGATGCGGCAGACCGTGCCAAGAAGAAGTGA